The DNA window GGGGACCATCTCGCATCCGCGGCCGACATCCTCCCGCTTCCGATATGCGAGAATCTGGACCGACGCCTCATCGCCGGATCCGCCTACGGAGCTTTTCGCATGAATCGTTTGTCCATTCTTGGCCTGACCGGCCTCTCCACGCTGGCTTTCGCTCTGGCCTCGCCGGCCTGGGCCCAGAAGCACACCCTGCCGCCGACCCGGCAGGCCGGGCAGCCGCTGACCGAGATCGCCAGTTTCGATGATGATTTCAGGCTGGTCGGCATCGGCGTCACGCCGGACGGACGCATTTTCGCGACCGCTCCGGCCAATGATCGGCGCTCGCTCTACAGCGTGGTCGAGGTCGACCCCAGGACCGGGCATATCACGCCCTATCCCGATGCCGCCTGGAACCGTTTCTCCGAGTCACGCCCTGCATCCTCGGAATGGATCAATGCCCAGGCCTTGTGGGTCGATGTGCAAGGGCATCTGTGGGTACTCGATATCTCTCTGCCCAGTCTGGACCAGAGCCTGTTTCCGCCGAAGCTGGTCGAAATCGATCCCGTCAGTCATACCGTGCTGCGCCAGTATCCACTGGGCGATATCGTGCACCGGCCGGATGCGCTGAACGACTTGCGGGTCGATCCGCGCGTGGGTGCGGCTTACCTCACCAATGCCGCCAACCAGGGCAGTCTGGTGGTGCTCGATCTGGCCAGCGGCAAGGGCCGCCAGGTGCTGGTCGGCGACCGCTCGACGCGTTCGGACCCGGATCAGCATTTCACCGTCGAAGGACAGCAGGCCTTGAAAAACAGCGGCCAGCCGGTGGTACTGCATGCCGACGGCATCGCCCTGTCACCCAAGGGCGACTGGCTGTACTACCGCCCCCTGTCCGACCACCATTACTGGCGGGTGCCCACCGCCGCTCTTCGCGATGCCTCGCTGAGCCCGGCCACACTCGCCAGCAAGGTCCAGTTTCTCGGCGACTCGGTGATGTCCGGTGGCCTGATCATGAGCCCGGCCGGCACGTTGATCGGCGGCGATCTGCAACACCGCACCGTGGTCGCCATGCAAGTGGACGGCCAGCCACCCCGCCTGACCACGACCCTGCTGGCCAGCGACCCTCGCCTGTCCTGGGCCGACGGCTTCGCCATCAGCCAGGGCAAGCTGTATATCGCCGATTCGCGGCTGTGGGAGGTGTCATTCAAGAACGGATACAAGCGTGCCGGCAAGTTTGCGATCTACAATCTGGAATTGCCCAAGAGGAAAGCTGACTGAGCCCGATATCCGACGCAGTACCAGTCCCGGGGCACAGCATGGTCACGAAACAGCAGGACCGCTGCTTCGAGGACTGGCACTGCAACGCCTCCCATCATCAAAACACCGAGGTGGAGGCCCGGCACCACAGGAGCCTCTTTTGATCATCTCGACTTTGCTGCTTGCGGGTTCAACCGTGCGCCCTCAGACACGTCAGCAGATTCCGACCGTCTATGAAGCGGGTCACTTCTATGCCGTTCCTTAAACAGTTGACCACCAGCGACTGCGCCTGCTGGTCGACACGGGGGGCGCAGGCGGCAGTGGCTGGTTTGTTGTCGACGCCGGTGCCGTACGACGCCTGAAGTTGCCGACAGTCATCTGCTCGCTCGGCGCAGCCAGGTTCGATGTGATCCAGTCGCTCCCTTTCCGCTCTGGACATTCACTGCCCGACACATCCGCGACGCCCTGTGGTTCCGCGGCTCTGGTCAGCCTGACCATAGGCCATGCCACCCACGGCGCGGACGGCGTGCTTGGTGCAGGTTATCTTCCCGATCACGTATGGACCTTTGACTATCCGCAGCGGCAAATCTGGGAGGAGGCCCGAAACTGGCGTCCCACGGCAGATATGCACCGTGCCGATCTGGGTTTTCCACGCAACATGGCCGGCAAGCCCGTCAGCGGCTTCCCGCGCATCACCATCCACGTGGACGGGAAAGCACTGGACATGCTGCTCGACACCGGCGCGACGGCGCAACCCACAACCGCAGGCGAACAAGCCAGTCATATCCCGATCAAAAATGGTATCGGAGTGACCAGCTATATCACCGCCAGCTTGCTTGAGCGCTGGCATCACCAGCATCCCTGCTGGCGTATCGTTGACGACGGGGACAGCTTGCTTGGGCATGCCCGCCTGATCGAGGTGCCGCAGATCGAAATCGCCGGGCTGAAAACCGGCCCCGTCTGGTTCACCGAGCGACCGGACGCCAACTTCCACGACGGCATGTCACGTTATATGGATCGCAGGGTGGAAGGCTCGCTGGGCGCCAATGTCTACGGCTATTGGGTCATGACTCTGGACTATCCGCGTGCCACGGTCTGGTTCGCCACGCAATAAAACGACGCCATCCCGAGACCCAAGCCACTTCCGCCATCACACTGTTGGGAGGAAAGAGGGTATCCATGAGCAACACGCCTCCCCGGTCCCAGGCGCCAGATGAGGGACTGACTGGCCTCTGTTGCGACCTTTGCCGAAGCGATGCTCCCGGTCGCTCGAGCACACCAGCCAATGTATTCATTTGCAATAACTTTGAATACACGTAGCCATCTTGAGGGTCACACCATGCCCCGTTCCACAACTACGACCCTGACCGTGCGCCTCAGCGGACCGCTGAGCGACTTCGTTGCCTCAAACGTGGGGGAGCATGGTGCCTACGAAAACGTCAGCGAGTACATGCGAGACCTTGTCCGCCGCGACAAGGAACGCACCGAACAGCAGGCATTTGACCGACTGGAGGCCGAGCTGGCCCATGCCTTTGCCGCGCCCGAATCCGCGTACCAGCCCTTGACCGCCGCCGACGTCATGACCCGCAACCGGAGATAAGGCATGCCCCAGGTGCGCGTCCAGGCATCGGCATCCCGTCGGCTGGATGAAATCTACCGCTATACACATGACCGCTTGGGCGCGCAGCGGGCGGACAGCTATATCACCGGTCTGTTCGCAACGTTCGACGGCATCGCCACCCACCATACGCTCTCACGCCCCATCCCTGCCGAGTTCGGCCTCGAGGGATATTTCTTCCGCTACGAACATCATTACGTCGATTGGCGCCACCTCTCGAACAGAGATATCGGCATCGTCACCATCCTGCACAAGCGGATGCATCAGATCGACTGTTTCCGAGAAGACACTGGCATCCAGCGCTGCCTCGGCTGAGTAGAAACCGGTGGGTTATTACACCTGAGATGACAGGATCAACGATGCTCGCCTGATCACGATGGGGCCTGGTGTTGAAGCCCGGGCTTTGATCTCCTGAGCTTGCATGGCACTGGAGCAGCCAAATCCATAGGCGGCAACAAACTCGATTCGAGCACCCCTTCAAAGCGGAAACTCATGTGCGTATCACGCGTGCAGCCTTGCGGTAGACCAGCAACCATGTTGCCACCACCCAGAGCACTCCGCTGACCAATGACTGGGCCAGCACGATGGACAGTTTTGAAACAGTCAGCTCGATGCCCTGCATGGCATAGATAAAAGCAAAACCCATAAACAACAAGGCGGAGAAGAAGGCGCCCACCGTGTAGGCGTAGAACAAAAAGCCTTTGCGCAAAATCAAATCTTTCATGTCGATGCTCTCCTTCGCTGGAAGAGTCGCTGTTGGCCTTGAAGCTGAAAATAATGCCAACGAACTGGCTACAGCCGCATTGGCCCTGCAATCGCGCTGTACTCAGCTCAAGGCTACCGCGCAACCAATCGCCGCACCCACAGCACCGATACCGGCTCCAGCTACCAGCCCGCCCAGTCCACCTAACGGTCCTCCGATCAGTCCCGCAAGACCACCAGCTAGTCCCCCGGCGGCAGCTGCACCGCCCAACGTTCCAATGCTGCACTCGCCAGGAAGCACTGCACCACAAACGATCTCCTGTTCGGTAGATGTCAAAATACGCATGTCATATCCTCCTTCGCATTTTTGGAAGAAAAACCATGCTGGCTCCTGCATGGAAAGACCGCCTGGATCGCTCTCTTCTTCGGTACACCCGTGATGGCTCACCAGCACCCGATGGCTGCCGGAGACCACGCTATCCTGACCATTACAGACTTTATCCAAGGTAACGCCGCGTTGCAGGTGCCTATCGACGCGGATATCCATTCTCATCGCCGGGACTGCATCGACGACGAGATGAAATGGTCCCACTCGGTGACTCTGGTGTGGGATCTCATGACCGCGAGGCCGATACCGTCACAACACGGCTGTAGAAGCCGGCAGCGGGATTCAAACTAAGACAAGCTGGGTCAAGCGATTGTGCAGGCCCACTGAGCGGCACGGTAAGCCCAGGCAACGCTCAGGCACCAGCTGAACATGGATTTCAGGGA is part of the Frateuria aurantia DSM 6220 genome and encodes:
- a CDS encoding Major royal jelly protein; this translates as MNRLSILGLTGLSTLAFALASPAWAQKHTLPPTRQAGQPLTEIASFDDDFRLVGIGVTPDGRIFATAPANDRRSLYSVVEVDPRTGHITPYPDAAWNRFSESRPASSEWINAQALWVDVQGHLWVLDISLPSLDQSLFPPKLVEIDPVSHTVLRQYPLGDIVHRPDALNDLRVDPRVGAAYLTNAANQGSLVVLDLASGKGRQVLVGDRSTRSDPDQHFTVEGQQALKNSGQPVVLHADGIALSPKGDWLYYRPLSDHHYWRVPTAALRDASLSPATLASKVQFLGDSVMSGGLIMSPAGTLIGGDLQHRTVVAMQVDGQPPRLTTTLLASDPRLSWADGFAISQGKLYIADSRLWEVSFKNGYKRAGKFAIYNLELPKRKAD
- a CDS encoding ribbon-helix-helix domain-containing protein, whose protein sequence is MPRSTTTTLTVRLSGPLSDFVASNVGEHGAYENVSEYMRDLVRRDKERTEQQAFDRLEAELAHAFAAPESAYQPLTAADVMTRNRR
- a CDS encoding type II toxin-antitoxin system RelE/ParE family toxin: MPQVRVQASASRRLDEIYRYTHDRLGAQRADSYITGLFATFDGIATHHTLSRPIPAEFGLEGYFFRYEHHYVDWRHLSNRDIGIVTILHKRMHQIDCFREDTGIQRCLG